A genomic segment from Desulfonatronum lacustre DSM 10312 encodes:
- a CDS encoding YIP1 family protein — protein sequence MGTPHQEAQDTEQPEEVTKGGEIEVPWERLDIYGFFPGIWETIKRAMLRPAAFFQAMPVGSGQIKPLIFYLLVAEFQIVLQMLWDMTGMTSSMTGEGEAMGFSAVMLLVGYPIILTMLLYVMAVLVHACLNMVGGATRGFEGTFRALTYGSAPMVLTLIPFVGPLVGAIWSLVVTFLGYKYIHRTTTAKVLLAMLLPLIPFILLLAIVMSMAQRSGAPVF from the coding sequence ATGGGCACGCCTCACCAGGAAGCCCAAGATACGGAGCAGCCCGAAGAGGTCACCAAGGGCGGCGAGATCGAGGTGCCTTGGGAGCGGCTGGACATTTACGGCTTTTTTCCCGGCATCTGGGAGACCATCAAGCGGGCTATGCTCCGGCCCGCGGCGTTTTTTCAGGCCATGCCCGTGGGCTCCGGCCAGATCAAGCCATTAATTTTTTACCTGCTGGTCGCCGAGTTTCAGATCGTTTTGCAGATGCTTTGGGATATGACCGGTATGACATCGAGCATGACCGGGGAAGGTGAGGCCATGGGGTTCAGCGCCGTGATGCTGCTGGTGGGCTACCCGATCATCCTGACCATGCTGCTGTACGTCATGGCCGTGCTGGTTCATGCCTGCCTCAATATGGTCGGGGGAGCAACGCGAGGGTTCGAGGGAACATTCCGCGCCCTGACCTACGGCAGCGCTCCAATGGTATTGACGCTGATTCCTTTCGTCGGCCCCTTGGTGGGAGCGATCTGGTCCCTGGTCGTCACCTTTTTGGGTTATAAATACATTCATCGGACGACAACGGCCAAGGTCCTCCTGGCCATGTTGCTCCCCTTGATTCCGTTCATTCTTCTGCTGGCCATCGTCATGAGCATGGCGCAACGCAGCGGGGCACCGGTTTTCTGA
- the fliS gene encoding flagellar export chaperone FliS — translation MYNAAKAYLQTQVTTTNPGDVVVLLYGGAINFLNQAKQKMKERDMEQKGLLISKALDIIGELEASLNTQKGGELGENLHKLYFYCNTRLLMANLKLDPKLIDEVITILSGLKSAFEEIKNQNPTTFSSTTSTMTASPSGFAAQEMNTPSTTMRYARNAYK, via the coding sequence ATGTATAATGCCGCGAAAGCCTACCTCCAAACTCAAGTCACCACGACCAACCCCGGAGACGTCGTCGTGTTGCTTTATGGAGGGGCGATTAATTTCTTGAACCAGGCCAAGCAGAAAATGAAAGAACGGGATATGGAGCAAAAGGGGCTGCTGATTTCCAAAGCGTTGGACATCATCGGCGAACTCGAAGCCAGTTTGAACACCCAAAAAGGCGGCGAACTGGGAGAGAATCTGCACAAGCTCTATTTCTACTGCAACACGCGGTTGCTGATGGCCAATCTCAAACTGGATCCCAAGCTCATCGACGAGGTGATCACCATTCTTTCCGGTTTGAAATCCGCGTTCGAGGAGATCAAAAACCAGAATCCGACTACGTTTTCCTCGACCACCTCCACCATGACCGCTTCCCCTTCGGGGTTCGCCGCTCAGGAGATGAACACGCCGAGCACGACCATGCGGTACGCCAGGAACGCCTACAAGTAA